One genomic window of Nicotiana sylvestris chromosome 10, ASM39365v2, whole genome shotgun sequence includes the following:
- the LOC138879652 gene encoding uncharacterized protein, translating to MGGRLITNLTVLPYSSGGRLIANTSNVDAMTSDTSVVLPCSPGGRLTANTSVVLPCSPSGRLTSDTSTVLPCSPGGRLISDTSVVIPCSPGGRLTSDTSVVLPCSPGGRLTSDISTVLPCSPGGRLTVNTSVVLPCSPGGRPIANTSIVFPCSPGGRLTSDTSTVLPCSPGGRLISDTSVILPCSPGGCLTSDISTVLPCSPGGRLTSDTSVVLPCSPGGRLTSDISTVLPCSPGGRLTFDTSVVLPCSPYGRLIANTSIFKALCLVAAFLLRVGFLFVLFYCLGVVEKTGLSL from the exons gtggacgcctgattactaatTTAACTGTCcttccttattcttcaggtggacgcctgattgctaatacttcaaat gtggacgccatGACTTCTGATACTTCcgttgttcttccttgttctccaggtggacgcctgactgctaatacttccgttgttcttccttgttctccaa gtggacgcctgacttctgatacttcaactgttcttccttgttctccaggtggacgcctgatttctgataCTTCCGTTgttattccttgttctccaggtggacgcctgacttctgatacttccgttgttcttccttgttctccaggtggacgcctgacttctgatatttcaactgttcttccttgttctccaggtggacgcctgactgttaATACTTCcgttgttcttccttgttctccaggtggacgcccgattgctaatacttccattgtttttccttgttctccaggtggacgcctgacttctgatacttcaactgttcttccttgttctccaggtggacgcctgatttctgataCTTCCgttattcttccttgttctccag gtggatgcctgacttctgatatttcaactgttcttccttgttctccaggtggacgccttactTCTGATACTTCcgttgttcttccttgttctccaggtggacgcctgacttctgatatttcaactgttcttccttgttctccag gtggacgcctgacttttgaTACTTCcgttgttcttccttgttctccatatggacgcctgattgctaatacttccatt tttaaggCATTGTGTTTAGTTGCGGCATTCTTGCTGAGGGTGGGGTTTCTCTTTGTCCTGTTTTACTGCCTTGGAGTGGTTGAAAAGACTggtttgtctttgtaa